One segment of Gadus chalcogrammus isolate NIFS_2021 chromosome 8, NIFS_Gcha_1.0, whole genome shotgun sequence DNA contains the following:
- the LOC130387866 gene encoding TOG array regulator of axonemal microtubules protein 1-like: MVIRSLFPVFDLFRDRLLESNRKVNLYALEALQGMVRLLKDNLSGVLNHLVPAIVDNHLNSKNRAVYSAATGALCELVLNLDNSLLLEPFCFKARVLSGQAKVDLIEKVAELVTELYPRRPQLVEQKALPLLWGLLGPSSGSVHRATTSLCRALHHQMGPGLRQSAASQPPSVGRDLNQLLRTMS, from the exons ATGGTCATCCGCAGCCTGTTCCCG GTGTTTGACCTCTTCAGAGACCGCCTGCTGGAGTCCAACCGTAAGGTGAACCTGTACGCCCTGGAGGCCCTGCAGGGGATGGTGCGCCTGCTGAAGGACAACCTGTCCGGGGTGCTCAACCACCTGGTGCCCGCCATCGTGGACAACCACCTCAACTCCAAGAACCGCGCTGTGTACTCGGCCGCCACAGGGGCCCTCTGCGAGCTGGTGCTGAACCTCG ACAACAGCCTCCTCCTGGAGCCGTTCTGCTTCAAGGCACGGGTTCTTAGCGGCCAAGCAAAGGTGGATCTGATCGAGAAGGTTGCAG agctggtGACGGAGCTGTACCCCCGCCGGCCCCAGCTGGTGGAGCAGAAGGCGCTGCCCCTGCTGTGGGGCCTGCTGGGCCCGTCCAGCGGCAGCGTGCACCGGGCGACCACCAGCCTGTGCCGAGCCCTCCACCATCAGATGGGGCCCGGCCTGCGGCAGAGCGCCGCCTCTCAGCCCCCGAGCGTCGGCAGGGACCTCAACCAGCTGCTGAGAACCATGTCCTGA